From a single Pelmatolapia mariae isolate MD_Pm_ZW unplaced genomic scaffold, Pm_UMD_F_2 NODE_ptg000560l+_length_28191_cov_1, whole genome shotgun sequence genomic region:
- the LOC134623329 gene encoding gastrula zinc finger protein XlCGF57.1-like isoform X2 encodes MSSTQKDQHGARSQRSQEADKPHRRKGEKTHTCDECGKGFTGKGLLKQHQVIHTGERPFSCDLCGKSFSWKGHLKQHQLVHSGVKAYTCDECGKGFTVKASLKQHQVIHTGERPFRCDLCGKSFSWKHSLKEHQLIHSRVKAYTCEECGKGFNLKANLKKHQIIHTGERPFSCDLCGKSFFWKGSLKRHQLIHSGVKVYTCDECGKGFTVKASLKQHQVIHTGERPFSCDLCGKSFFWKGSLKQHQLIHNGVKVYTCDECGKGFTLKANLKQHQVIHTGERPFRCDLCGKSFSFKGYLKTHQLIHSGVKAYSCDQCGRAFTHSSHLERHLVTHSGIKAYSCDICGKTFSQRGSRNVHLRIHTRHDVYCCEQCGKYFATHAQLQLHMFNHTEGRPYKCDLCEKTFKSPHYLRRHQQIHTRKRLYKCSYCEQSDTEGSSSQPCHHRGGGKEFHCDLCGKTVSCQATLKTHQRRHSGEKLKYCKECGRSFTRSYHLKKHELIHSGVKKHLCDQCGSSFTTAGDLKTHKRVHTGEKPYKCRHCDKSFSQSGHRIKHERTHMEGNYSCDQCDKSFRILSSYSEHKRSHVTNKLFHCYQCAKTFTSLSALCKHQSDHSGLKPLTSLDHSESEETERSSGFRVRLKKLEIRLHRVQIESFKLVLN; translated from the exons atgagctcaacacagaag gaccaacatggagcaagaagtcagcgctctcaggaggccgacaaacctcacagaagaaagggagagaaaacacacacctgtgacgagtgtgggaagggTTTTACTGGTAAGGGTTTACTAAAacagcatcaggtcatccacactggagagagaccgttcagctgtgacttgtgtggaaagtctttttcctggAAGGGTCACCTAAAACAACACCAACtcgtccacagtggagttaaagcgtacacctgtgacgagtgtgggaagggTTTTACTGTGAAGGCGTCACTAAAacagcatcaggtcatccacactggagagaggcCGTTCAgatgtgacttgtgtggaaagtctttttcctggAAGCATTCCCTAAAagaacaccaactcatccacagtagagttaaagcgtacacctGTGAGGAGTGTGGGAAGGGTTTTAATTTGAAGGCTAACCTAAAAAAGCATCAgatcatccacactggagagaggccgttcagctgtgacttgtgtggaaagtcttttttcTGGAAGGGTTCCCTAAAACGACACCAACttatccacagtggagttaaagtgTACACCTGCGACGAGTGTGGGAAGGGTTTTACTGTGAAGGCTTCACTAAAacagcatcaggtcatccacactggagagaggccgttcagctgtgacttgtgtggaaagtcttttttcTGGAAGGGTTCCCtaaaacaacaccaactcatccacaatGGAGTTAAAGTGTACACCTGCGACGAGTGTGGGAAgggttttactttgaaggctaacctaaaacagcatcaggtcatccacactggagagagaccgttcagatgtgacttgtgtggaaagtctttttccttcAAGGGTTacctaaaaacacaccaactcatccacagtggagttaaagcgtacagctgtgatcagtgtggcagagcttttactcacagtagccACTTAGAGaggcatctagttacccactctggaattaaggcatacagctgtgacatctgtggaaaaactttcagccagaGAGGAAGCCGAAATgtacacctacgcattcacaccagacatgatgtgtactgCTGTGAACAGTGTGGCAAATACTTTGCTACACACGCACAGTTACAACTACACATGTTTAACCACACTGAGGgacgaccttataaatgtgacctgtgtgagaagacttttaaatctccacattACCTGAGacgacaccaacagatccacaccagaaagagactctacaagtgcagttactgtgag cagagcgacacagaaggatccagttctcaaccctgtcatcaccgtggtggtgggaaagagtttCATTGTGACCTCTGTGGAAAAACTGTCAGTTGCCAAGCCACCCTAAAAAcacatcaacgtagacacagTGGAGAgaaactgaaatactgcaaagaatgtgggagaagcttcACCAGATCATATCACTTAAAGAAACATGAACTGATTcacagtggggtcaaaaagcacctctgtgatcagtgtgggtcatccttcaccactgcaggTGACCTTAAAACCcacaaacgagtccacacaggagagaaaccatacaagtgcagacactgtgacaaaagcttctcacaatcAGGTCATCGTATCAAgcatgaacgtacacacatggaaggaaactacagctgtgaccagtgtgacaagagcttcaggattctcagttcatactctgaacacaaacgatcccacgttactaataaactgtttcactgttaccaatgtgccaaaacattcacttcattgtctgctctgtgcaaacatcagagtGATCACTCAGGGCTGAAACCACTCACATCActggatcacagtgaatctgaagagacagaaagatcctctggTTTCAGAGTCAGACTCAAAaagcttgagatcaggctccacagagttcagatagaATCATTTAAACTTGTGTTGAACTGA
- the LOC134623329 gene encoding gastrula zinc finger protein XlCGF57.1-like isoform X1, which yields MSSTQKDQHGARSQRSQEADKPHRRKGEKTHTCDECGKGFTGKGLLKQHQVIHTGERPFSCDLCGKSFSWKGHLKQHQLVHSGVKAYTCDECGKGFTVKASLKQHQVIHTGERPFRCDLCGKSFSWKHSLKEHQLIHSRVKAYTCEECGKGFNLKANLKKHQIIHTGERPFSCDLCGKSFFWKGSLKRHQLIHSGVKVYTCDECGKGFTVKASLKQHQVIHTGERPFSCDLCGKSFFWKGSLKQHQLIHNGVKVYTCDECGKGFTLKANLKQHQVIHTGERPFRCDLCGKSFSFKGYLKTHQLIHSGVKAYSCDQCGRAFTHSSHLERHLVTHSGIKAYSCDICGKTFSQRGSRNVHLRIHTRHDVYCCEQCGKYFATHAQLQLHMFNHTEGRPYKCDLCEKTFKSPHYLRRHQQIHTRKRLYKCSYCEKQSDTEGSSSQPCHHRGGGKEFHCDLCGKTVSCQATLKTHQRRHSGEKLKYCKECGRSFTRSYHLKKHELIHSGVKKHLCDQCGSSFTTAGDLKTHKRVHTGEKPYKCRHCDKSFSQSGHRIKHERTHMEGNYSCDQCDKSFRILSSYSEHKRSHVTNKLFHCYQCAKTFTSLSALCKHQSDHSGLKPLTSLDHSESEETERSSGFRVRLKKLEIRLHRVQIESFKLVLN from the exons atgagctcaacacagaag gaccaacatggagcaagaagtcagcgctctcaggaggccgacaaacctcacagaagaaagggagagaaaacacacacctgtgacgagtgtgggaagggTTTTACTGGTAAGGGTTTACTAAAacagcatcaggtcatccacactggagagagaccgttcagctgtgacttgtgtggaaagtctttttcctggAAGGGTCACCTAAAACAACACCAACtcgtccacagtggagttaaagcgtacacctgtgacgagtgtgggaagggTTTTACTGTGAAGGCGTCACTAAAacagcatcaggtcatccacactggagagaggcCGTTCAgatgtgacttgtgtggaaagtctttttcctggAAGCATTCCCTAAAagaacaccaactcatccacagtagagttaaagcgtacacctGTGAGGAGTGTGGGAAGGGTTTTAATTTGAAGGCTAACCTAAAAAAGCATCAgatcatccacactggagagaggccgttcagctgtgacttgtgtggaaagtcttttttcTGGAAGGGTTCCCTAAAACGACACCAACttatccacagtggagttaaagtgTACACCTGCGACGAGTGTGGGAAGGGTTTTACTGTGAAGGCTTCACTAAAacagcatcaggtcatccacactggagagaggccgttcagctgtgacttgtgtggaaagtcttttttcTGGAAGGGTTCCCtaaaacaacaccaactcatccacaatGGAGTTAAAGTGTACACCTGCGACGAGTGTGGGAAgggttttactttgaaggctaacctaaaacagcatcaggtcatccacactggagagagaccgttcagatgtgacttgtgtggaaagtctttttccttcAAGGGTTacctaaaaacacaccaactcatccacagtggagttaaagcgtacagctgtgatcagtgtggcagagcttttactcacagtagccACTTAGAGaggcatctagttacccactctggaattaaggcatacagctgtgacatctgtggaaaaactttcagccagaGAGGAAGCCGAAATgtacacctacgcattcacaccagacatgatgtgtactgCTGTGAACAGTGTGGCAAATACTTTGCTACACACGCACAGTTACAACTACACATGTTTAACCACACTGAGGgacgaccttataaatgtgacctgtgtgagaagacttttaaatctccacattACCTGAGacgacaccaacagatccacaccagaaagagactctacaagtgcagttactgtgag aagcagagcgacacagaaggatccagttctcaaccctgtcatcaccgtggtggtgggaaagagtttCATTGTGACCTCTGTGGAAAAACTGTCAGTTGCCAAGCCACCCTAAAAAcacatcaacgtagacacagTGGAGAgaaactgaaatactgcaaagaatgtgggagaagcttcACCAGATCATATCACTTAAAGAAACATGAACTGATTcacagtggggtcaaaaagcacctctgtgatcagtgtgggtcatccttcaccactgcaggTGACCTTAAAACCcacaaacgagtccacacaggagagaaaccatacaagtgcagacactgtgacaaaagcttctcacaatcAGGTCATCGTATCAAgcatgaacgtacacacatggaaggaaactacagctgtgaccagtgtgacaagagcttcaggattctcagttcatactctgaacacaaacgatcccacgttactaataaactgtttcactgttaccaatgtgccaaaacattcacttcattgtctgctctgtgcaaacatcagagtGATCACTCAGGGCTGAAACCACTCACATCActggatcacagtgaatctgaagagacagaaagatcctctggTTTCAGAGTCAGACTCAAAaagcttgagatcaggctccacagagttcagatagaATCATTTAAACTTGTGTTGAACTGA